In the genome of Microplitis demolitor isolate Queensland-Clemson2020A chromosome 5, iyMicDemo2.1a, whole genome shotgun sequence, the window GGAAGTAAACATCGAGAAATAAAGTCTAAGTAAATAACGACGAATATACGTGACCTGTATGGACATACACACAAGTCAAAAGTATCATATATCTTCTTTAGCTTTGTTTTTCTTACCCACTTGGACTGGTTTCTTTTAGGcacttggttttttttttcgttttttttacagttaagTCGGATGAACAACGACTACCACCACTGGCGACATACCCTCAGGATCGATACTCTTCATTGTCTTTTGTACAACAAAAATAGTCACGAAAGTGCTGACGAACTTGTTTAAGtatcaaataaacttttacttttttctttgttgTTAGCgacttaatttatattattattcttatgcTCTATtcctttcattttaaaaagtcaATGAGTACCAATACAATTATTGTCAGAGATAACCATCtctgttaataaatttatcttaatatttctttagttaaaaaatataaaaaaatttaatggaaagaaattttcataaatagaaaaaaaatgttttattgtcgcagacattaaaatatcaagaGTAATGTCCGTCTGTTAAAAGgatataatgtaaaaaaaattaaattaaaatgaaggaaagttttatgaaattttaattcgcagtcatatgatttttatgttcattttaaaaattcatattaatattaaggataATAATGACTGGTTAAAGATAATTGTACCGGTGTCTTAGTGATATATTTAAGTACAcatatattatgataataataatcataggCAGTGCGAGGCAGtttgttaattgttttaatttaattatgaaaattagtATTCACTGACGACTAAACTTCCGCGGTAACTTTATTACTcaggtaatttaatatttcttaagCCAAGACAAATGTTGTAATATTTAACCAAATTATAGTAACGTTATACGTGtgctttattaataaataatttataaattgattgggataaaaatttttcgctgatatgacgtttaaatttaattattttgctgtgattttgatttatatgaatattagTTACGGTTCGACAGTAAAGAATGTAACTTTGGCAGTGAAAAGACACATACGTGCTGTCACTTTTCCAAAAAGTAGTGGGATGGGGGTATTTATTTTCTGGCTGctataaaattaaaggaaaaaaagtttattattaattaattattttgaataaattacagATGTTTTTTGCAATTGGAGTGCCACTAGACTTACCTGAAAAATCGGTATCAATggcattttattttgaagccAATTATCGACTACCAggtgataaaaattcaacGTATGACGAGTACtatcaagataattatttaaaccgtAAATTTGCGTATgacattattgaaaataaattagagaggtattattatatatttaattaaatgattattgtGACGATAAAAGCATCGGGATTATaaagacaattaattaatgcttGATTGATTATCGAATTTTAGTGCCGGTTATCCTGGCCGGAAGTGTCTATTAAGAGCCATTTGTGATGCCGCATCAAATCCTGTTACCGGAAATGGTTTAGTCGGGGATATTATTCACATACTTTTTACGTATGAATTTAATCAATCTCTGATTGTAAAAAgaacatcaataaataaataatttttacttgtttacAGGCCGTCAAGTtcgagaaatgaaaatttatcacaagAAGTAATAAACgctgagaaaaataataattgcaatGATTACAATTGTCCAATGAGTTTACTAGATGCCATCAgtcattatattaatttataaaaattatttttttgttcaattaaaaatatttatttgtgataaaatataaaataaattaacatgtATTTACATAAAcagcatatttataattaactattaCTAAACCAATCGGATCCCATGGCTCCAAAAAATGCAGCAGCTCCAGATTTTATTGTCGCTCCAGTTGAATCACTTCTCGTGTGTTCTTTTACTACTTTTTTACGCTGTATTgacaaataaagtaaataaatgattaaaaatttaataaattaaaaaagaaatagtttaatataaattagtcaacaactataaatttaaataatgaatcgTGTTATAAATTACTAGCATTTATCAACACTAATATTatggcaaataaaaaatttaattttaataacttaattaaaatatttataattatgcacaggaaaatttataaaaattaagcatgcaatataattataataatagacgAAAATTGAAACTAACTATTAAATTTGCATAGCagttaataaaatctttatattAAAGGGAATCATCTAATTGAAAATATGTAAGGAAAGAACACCCcatgcaattataatttaatataaaaaaaatcctaaagcACAATCATGAACCCTTACCCATTTACCTTCTTACCTCAAACAAGCGCCAATCTAAGAATACATAAcgtacaaaatattataaaaaaatatatacggaCATACACATTAACTAAtaagttgataatttaaaaaataagtattaacaATGACATAAAGCTAAAGAATGCTCCGATCggtcatcaaaattttaaaaatagagtaAGATAATAGTAATTGGTGATATGCATGTATATGTAAGATATAACTACCTGGAGTTTATCGGGCATTGCCACAGGAATGAGAGGTAAGTTACGAGATGGAACAGTGACGGCGAGCGGCGGGAACCAAGGAGCACCGGTACAAACAGCGAGCACACCTGGAGGATTAGTTATTGACTTTCCACTGTCGCCTAACTCACTGCGACCGCCCAATACTGAATGTAACTGCTCTAAATGTGGTATCAAGTTACCGTATATCAACTGCAAAATTTAATACAGATTTAACCAAGTTAGTTAATTGGCAAACTGATGTCAATAGCAcagaaaattcgatttttaattttaaaaaatattttaccaatgAACGTTGCACACTTTTCTTAACATTAGCGTGTATGAATGGTGAAAAAACATCCGAATCAAAAGGATCAATCTTTTCTAAAATACATCCGCAAACGCTGTCCAATTTGTCattcaaaactttattttctCTCGGGACCATCAGAAGCCCCACATACTTAACATCCAGCAGAAGTTGAAACGCTTGTTTCTGCCTCAAACTCCTCTTTGCAACATCTCCATAAAATACCTCCAGTTCCTCAACAATATTCTCAATCACATCCGCGACTATTTTCTTGGGTATCGTGTGCgttatcaatttattgaaGTCCTTAACAATGACCGCGAAAAATTTCTGCAACGCCGCGGACGGCTGGTAGGGCACCAGTATCTCGGACTTGATTCTCTCCCCATCCTCAGCTTCCTCCTCGATCGTCACTCGTTCCCACTCGGAGACAATCGACTTGACGCTGCTCCCATCAACAAAGtcatttttaagtattttattgatataatcTTTGATAATTTCTCTGTACTTGCTGGCCCAAAGTCCCCAAATTCCGTAGCTCTCGTCGCGTATTTTGTCGCAAATCGTTTGCCACTTGACGTTTGATATAGTCAGCCCAGATATCTTTGACAGcgtaaaacatttatttaaatttgtacaGAGTGACGTGAGTGCTTGTAGAAACCGTGCCatcacaattatatttatgtctGACTTACCGTAACAAGTGTCggtatttatacatttacttttaatgaAACTGATCAAATTGTCAATCATCAGTGCACTTGTACGTTGTAAGTCGTCATGCACACACGACCggtcattaaatttatcaaacagCGATGACAAATTAATAGTAAGCAAGTCGTCGCTATTTATCACGGAAGTCATTTTCTCCGACTCGTACAAATACAATTCCAAgtctatcaataatttttttaggtctTCATCAAATTGCTGACACAGCAGGACTAAATTAGGGGAATAACCGCGCGCTTTCATCAACAGCGAccgtttattaataaagtctgcggtgttatttaatttagttaatttctGGGGTATGTCCGTGGGCGAATCCTTCCACAAGTACCAGCGAAGGTCATTTTCTggataatcaaatttatcgttgttcaatttaatcaaataactCGTCagcttatttttcaaatcaactAGCGATTCTTCCCACCGGGTGGCTATTATTTCCTTGACGCGATGAGTCAGCAGCGGATGGAAGTAGTCGCTCcagaaattaattatcgttAGGGATAAGTCTTTCCAGATGTTCGTCCAATTTTCAGGGAGCTGGATACCCACGGCTTCTTCGCGGACGTTGTAGATTCCTCGGACGGATGTCACGATAGTCAGAAGCCTGGCGACGTGATGGCTAGTAAACTCACGGATCCAGGAGAGCCATGAGCTGAAGTGCTCGTGGAGCTCCTCAATTGTCAAGGGGACGAAGGAGTCCAGAATAAAGAGCTTGTGTTCTTTGGTGAGCTCCGGGAGGTAGTCGTTTATCAACTGGGTGTCGCAGTCGCAATGTACCAGCATACTTACTGCTTCCAAGTCTTTTATTTCAGCAATATACTGAGTTATCAAACCTGTTTCATGATTGTTGGAGTctagagatttaaaaaattttaaattgtgtcAAGCtctaaaattacatttaccaaaaaaattactgagtaCAACTAATACTTACTTATGAAACAAATATGAATTAGCGCGACAGTATCCATTAGCAATTTGACAgctagttttattttatatttaacactAAGTGTGTCGtcacttttaattattgactCAATGGCTCTACACCTCaagtctattaatttttttaataaatctttgGATTGTGTCTTCTCTAGAAGAACCAAAGCGGCCAGACAATTAGCAGccagctgaaaaaaaatcaatcattaccaaataaaattaaaaattatcaactaaaAGCACGAACGACACGCACTTTGGGAGATAAgtcaattgattttaaaatatgactGCACTCTTCGGAAATAATCCGTCGAAAGTTGCTTATACTAGTCCATTGTTTGATGACAACTGGATAGTTTAGGGTCAGAGCTTCGTGACCGACTTGGAGATTgagggaaaaatttatgtgcTGGGCTAGGATGAACAATTGACTGGCTTTCAGCAAATCATTGTCATCAATCGCGGACCAAATGTACTCGGGAATGTCCATTAGGATTTTTATCTGCACTATTACCGAGTCCCAGATGTCGGGCTCATCTTTCTCCTCGACTTTTTCACGCGGATCTATTTTGAAgcctattaaatatttttgctgtAGATCTTTGAAGGTATCTTCGATGTCTGCTATTCGTTTTATCACACACTCTGTTGTCGTTCTCATCTCGGCAATTGTGTCGGCTGCTTGAATTAAATCTCTGTACCGTTCcctattaaattacaaataataaattaattaattaatagatcgtaattaatatttattcatttatttatttaaaatacttaccCAACAAGAGTACGCAGTTCTATTTTCTTGTGATCGCTCTcagcttgaatttttttagcgatTTGTTCGATTTCTTTGATCGTGTGatcttcaaataatttatttatgtctaaatttaaataatttttttgtgacatttttaaatcacttacttgtcataaaattatttttaaaaaacaaatctacttcatttatttacttgggTTAGGTTATGTCTTATTGTCAACGTCAAAATCAGCACATGCGCACCCGGTAGttggtttgaatttttgtcGGTAGTcggtagaaaattatttagttgcttataaaatttttttctgcgtaAAGATGGCAGTAGCATCGCGCAGAGtcggtaaattttaaaataatctagcAATTCCATAGTTTTTTCGCCTTATCAGTAATCAATAAATACATAGAAGTGATAGACGATCCCgaactttaaatttacatcagacagtatattttatttataataaaattaaaattatatggaGTAATTCAGTAGATGAATTTTATACTAACGGTAAAATGAATCTCTAACACAAGGACTGTTTGTGACTGATAAAAAAGATTATACGAAAAATTGTCTACGGCAGCAAACTTTGATTTCGCAGAATCAGCAATCACCAAGTCAGTATGCTATTATATAAgactaatattaattaaaatcgcCAGCTCTCTGGTCAAAAAGTAGGTATCAATTAGTTGTGATTATGTTGATGACAACTTCCTGGGAAAATTCATGGCAACATTCCATCAAGTTATGGAAATGCCAATCTGCCGTCAATTTAGCTCCCAGGGGTAGtctactaaaattattaaaagtcaattaattGCCTTTAATAACGAGGATTTTGTAAAACGCGAATCCACTTATTACATGATTTGAATGACTAAAGTGTAACAATCCTtccattttgaatatatacttataaatatgtatgtggGTGTCGAAATTACTCCCTACTGAGTACAGTAAATTAGTGTCGCACCATTTTTGGTATAATACCATCCTCCCTTTGTATACTCgtactcataaatatatagacatatatgtatatatatatctaaagaTAGATTACTCGAAACGGAGTAATAAACTGGATCTCGTGGGGTAAAACACCTATTTGTTGTCGTGAATGATGCACCAGCACTAGCAGAAACTGGAGCTAGCACAGGCATTCGTACACTTGCATATAGATTTACATGCATATCGGATAATTAGAAGTACACGGTGTCTGTTAAAAGTGGGCGCTGACTTTCTCTCACTCCAACTCGGATTTATATCTTCCTATCTTGTTCTGTACTACTGTATACTACGAGTATTATACTAGTAAAACGTATGCGCACATTAGCATTTAGCAATTAGTACTGACGAGGCTTCAGGAATATTCACTCTCATCCCGACACCCTTTTCTCATTCCAACACCGCCGCCACCCACTTGCTCTCGTCATTCCACTTCGTCGAGTACATCGCCACGTACACAAATTGTCTCCTGCTTTCTTCGTCATACCGTCATACCACTGCTCGCTATTTTGTGAAACGAATGagtttttatcatcatcatcatcatcatcattccCATCCTCTACTTTGCTCTGCTCTGCTCTGCTCTCTATTTCCTATTCAGTTATTTATCCTTCAATAATTTGTATTGGTGCGTTCATCTCTTTGGGGGAATACTGATGATCTGCGTACGCGGATCGTTTTCCCATTAGACACACTCTGACGCTTAGCTTccatttatctatttttttttatccgcgATAtcgttatttaatattttaatcatttatcaatttatttcactgctgctgcaaaaaaaattttattttaataaatactcgATGGAAAATAATctcttattaatattattattatgtctATCGActagttcaatttttaaaaatcacattaataaaaaatttttttatccgaaTTACAAATAAAGAGATTTTAAACGACTGTTGTACTTTATTATGCGTGACAAACTCTCTTGAGCACATTACCCCCGtcctattaaattaaatacacaTTGAAACTTTTTACAGCTAAAAACCGCTCAAgtctattttataatttatacagtACTTTTATCCATTGAAAGgtaattagttttttcaattcgatcaattaatttttattaaagtaatacaagagattttataaataattaatttcccaGCAAgttatggataaaaaatttttaattaattccatCTAATCAACAGAAATGGATAAagttaatgaatatttataagtcgatatatatttatcatatatagacattaaattaaatatttggtaTTGGAGATATAATTTGAGATACTCAggatattatttgatatttatctgACTTCCGGTACTCATGTATCGACTGGGAAAAACTTTAGGGTATCAAGACACGATATAAAGTTCTTATACTACtaatatatgactatatatgtGAGTGTAAAAACAtgcatgtatttatatttatgagtgTATTCGTATACTGAATCACACGTCATCCGACACGCGAAATGTGACGAGCTACCGTATAAATCGTTTATAGAGcgtgcaaaaaataaaaagcaaacAACCAACTGCACTCTGTTTTTTCGAGCGCCAAAAAATCACTTGACAATCGTCCtgacaaataaatacaaacaTCCGTAACGAACAGATTGCCGCGACTCgttactttctttttattttttcctgctGTTCCTTCCTtctttcatttgtttattttttatcccgCAGACTCCAATACTTTGtatgtgtttttattattatttttttctttttatttttttgctttttttcttgcattatttattttcgcgCATTAAAGAACACTAGTTCAGTGTCTTGCAACATCGTACATTACTCGTTTGAGCTTTAGTTTCGTCTTTATAATacgagtttaaaaataatcctgAAGAGAATTGACTGCACGTACGAGcatattttcttctttttaaataaaaaattaaataattatcgaaatttatttattttatgagacAAAATAGACAAGttatgttgaaaataatttagcagaaattcgttaattttttatcacgaaaatatgaaaatactGCAACATAGTCGGTCTAATGTTGTTTTAAATCACGTGTAAcgcaaatataaatataaaaatgttgagAATCGTTACTCactttacatattttaaatatacatttgaAACATACGTGCGCGttaaataaacattataaaatatataaaatattaaatgagaaacgagaaaatagtttttaccgagtacttttattttatacaattttgttTAGTCTTAAAAGTAAGTTTACTGTTCGATCATAAAATTGGTAAGAAACGTACGTTAAAGTTACATGTGaaggtgtgtgtgtgtgtgtgtgtgtgtgtgtgtgtgggtgtaGGTGTATGTCCAGTACCTCAAGTGAAATTGATTGGAGTAGGTGCCTATTAACATGCACACGTTGGAACGCAAAAGTCAAGCACAAGTCGTGACAAATCGATCGTGTAGAGCACGATCGTGTCGTAAAGCTTCGCATTTCGATCTCCAACCAGTTACTGACTTTATTACTAGGTTTATTGAAATAGCACGCACATTTAGCTCAACCGATCCTTCCCATTTATGCGCTCGAATAAATTTACGAGTATcctgtaatatttttttaccattaaaaaaatatttttttaattttgtttttttatggcgaaaaataattattgtgtgTCGTTAAAAGTCGATGAGAAAACATCGGTCATGTAGAAGTTTATTTATgtggttttaataaaaacgttttttttcgttttaatttttacaaataaatccagtagtaaaataattataaataataattgtcattatgattttttaatactttttttcttctttaagaCACGTTATTCGCTGAACTGGTTCCTATATCTGTGTTTAATGGATTTGAGAGACCCTATTGAAATAtcttgtcaaaaaaattttaagtgattaTAAATGtctagttaaaataaaataagatataaatttaagatttttgacttttatttcctccataaagtaaagtaaagttaaagaaaattttagacgGCTTAATTAACTtggtgataaaattttttttgatgagGTCACTTTCGgaattctttatttttgccactaaattataattttatgtgaattctaaattattatttatattgaaagtaAGCAGAGAAAACTTGATTTCTCATCAGTGGTTTCGTAAATCACGAAATCCAAAAAGTGATCAGCGTTTTCGGGTCTGTAGTGGTCAAAtatgaaaaagatttttttttcccaacgAATTGACCTGGAATGGATTTTATTCCATCAGTAAGGTTGAAAATAAATCGAATAGATTGTCGTAGGTGACCTCGGTTCCTTATCTCTTTTACCTCCAGCCCAGTATCCTTCTATAGATAATCGTGATTCTCACTTTACCACCAGTCTTCGTTTTGTTATCAgctatcaataaataatcgcCTGGTAAAGTTTCTCCCCCAAGCATCATTCACCAGATTAAAGATATGTCTATCCATATTAATACAATATGAGCATTGAAATAGAGCTAAAATCTGGCATAGAGACACAAATATACTAAATTACTCGACGCTTGTTCGAAGCACTGTCCACGGGGGATTATCGAAAATCTCTCAAGTCCACTCTCATGGCGTACACATATGTTGCtacatgttatatatatttatgtgcaCAGTGGACTCGTGTATAATATTCAGTACTCTGGCAATATTAAAACACAAGCTCTTGAAAAACAATGCAACAATCTCAGATCGGCTGACCCAGCGTTTGATCCCTgaacttaaatattaaaacattcTCTTCACTTACTCTTTACTTGCTCTTTACTTGCATGTACTGTAATATACCCAGCAAACCACTTGCATCAAAGCCCAATGATTTTATAGTCACTTTAATCTTTAGATTATTCTTAAGTATTTCAAAGCAAACGGACTTGAGATTTTTCTCAATCGATTATATCCTTCCTTTGCTACTTAACAGACATGAATTAACGGTTCATTATGTAGTAGTCGTAGTTGTGATAAAGTTTTACAGTCTcgaaaaatagtttaatagaTATGTGTATTTGTAACAAAGATGAGTTTGTATTATAGATCAGTTGCATTATAAATCTGTTGGGTTCAATTGCCGCCGAGTCAATGTCCGCATTAAAATCCACCCGTGCTTCCAACTCAATTGATTATTTTGCTATACTTTAACAATGATTtattccctttttttttttttaattacaaaacagaaaaaatattgtgcaCATGCTATAAGAAGAAAGGGGCGGAAGTTACAAGCACGAGGGTAATGGAGAatttaaaaggaaaaaaataaattagactAGATGAGAATGAGAGTAAGATCATTAATAAGTCAGCAgggaaataaataactttaaaatagtTAAGCGTACCCCTGAATAACCTTGTCTTAGGAACAGTCTGGGTTTAGTCTAAATACGTCATGGTTAGGTCATGTCTTGCACTCGTTTTATCGTTAACAACAAACATTTACAAAGATATCTTGTCTTACTTTTACTTTACTCTTTTGCGGAATGCGAGAGTAGACTTTAAGGTATTTGAGAGGCTGtaaattaagtttaaattgGTATaccaacaaaatttattagttacgagtaaaaaagatattgaattagtgatttttgtttgtttggttgttttattattaactgaaTGGGATTGGTGATAGCGATAATAGCtaagtattaaaatatgaaacggTAGTCGTACGAGTGGATTGTAAATGGTGCGTGGAAAAAAAACCAGGGATATTTGTTGCACAAATCCCCGGGCAGCGCCTATAGCCCATGCACACTAGGAccccttgaatttttttattcctttcaTATTCCActctttcatttatttattttttcccttcccagctcttttttttttttttttttttttttttttttttttttttttcaaatactgcGCGAATAGTCCAGGGATGTTTGCTCTGCGCTCAACTTCCCTCGTGTGTGAATACTAATTAGCCGACCGGCCACTGAATTATTGTGggtttttatcatcattattattatttttaaacagttaCTTTTTCTAAAGTAAAAAaggtattaaatataaattatgtaatttaaattgttatataaTATTTGTGGTTAATTGATTAggtgataaaatatatgaaatgacaattaaaaataacttgtgaaAACTACTACatcaatatcattatttttattgcgaTTATAATATGATAGTGGTTAAAAAACAGTTAAGTTAACGAGcaaatttatctatatatatgtatacatttataatagGAATGAGAATGACTAAGAGAGAGATTGGTATC includes:
- the LOC103575283 gene encoding conserved oligomeric Golgi complex subunit 1, encoding MSQKNYLNLDINKLFEDHTIKEIEQIAKKIQAESDHKKIELRTLVGERYRDLIQAADTIAEMRTTTECVIKRIADIEDTFKDLQQKYLIGFKIDPREKVEEKDEPDIWDSVIVQIKILMDIPEYIWSAIDDNDLLKASQLFILAQHINFSLNLQVGHEALTLNYPVVIKQWTSISNFRRIISEECSHILKSIDLSPKLAANCLAALVLLEKTQSKDLLKKLIDLRCRAIESIIKSDDTLSVKYKIKLAVKLLMDTVALIHICFINSNNHETGLITQYIAEIKDLEAVSMLVHCDCDTQLINDYLPELTKEHKLFILDSFVPLTIEELHEHFSSWLSWIREFTSHHVARLLTIVTSVRGIYNVREEAVGIQLPENWTNIWKDLSLTIINFWSDYFHPLLTHRVKEIIATRWEESLVDLKNKLTSYLIKLNNDKFDYPENDLRWYLWKDSPTDIPQKLTKLNNTADFINKRSLLMKARGYSPNLVLLCQQFDEDLKKLLIDLELYLYESEKMTSVINSDDLLTINLSSLFDKFNDRSCVHDDLQRTSALMIDNLISFIKSKCINTDTCYGKSDINIIVMARFLQALTSLCTNLNKCFTLSKISGLTISNVKWQTICDKIRDESYGIWGLWASKYREIIKDYINKILKNDFVDGSSVKSIVSEWERVTIEEEAEDGERIKSEILVPYQPSAALQKFFAVIVKDFNKLITHTIPKKIVADVIENIVEELEVFYGDVAKRSLRQKQAFQLLLDVKYVGLLMVPRENKVLNDKLDSVCGCILEKIDPFDSDVFSPFIHANVKKSVQRSLLIYGNLIPHLEQLHSVLGGRSELGDSGKSITNPPGVLAVCTGAPWFPPLAVTVPSRNLPLIPVAMPDKLQRKKVVKEHTRSDSTGATIKSGAAAFFGAMGSDWFSNS
- the LOC103575303 gene encoding uncharacterized protein LOC103575303 is translated as MNISYGSTVKNVTLAVKRHIRAVTFPKSSGMGMFFAIGVPLDLPEKSVSMAFYFEANYRLPGDKNSTYDEYYQDNYLNRKFAYDIIENKLESAGYPGRKCLLRAICDAASNPVTGNGLVGDIIHILFTPSSSRNENLSQEVINAEKNNNCNDYNCPMSLLDAISHYINL